A window of Mangifera indica cultivar Alphonso chromosome 11, CATAS_Mindica_2.1, whole genome shotgun sequence contains these coding sequences:
- the LOC123230055 gene encoding laccase-15-like codes for MHLAGSWFKADVMAMIQNAIATGSTPSNSDAFTINGQPGDLYECSNDTTYRLPVESGKTYLLRIVNAVMNEEQFFGIANHNLTVVAQDAAYIKPINTSYIMITPGQTMDVLFTANQNLSHYYMASTPYVDSGILFPNTTTTAIVEYEGNYSAPSSPFFPSLPSNTDITSALNFTNQIKSLASNEHPINVPKNISTRIYITVSLNLLLCANGSCDSGTGDRQAASLNNISFATPQIDILQAYYRNLTNGTFDRDFPSEPPFFFKFTGDVSNVGAFTAQGTKARMINYGEVVEIVLQGTNIGNAPSSHPMHLHGFSFYLVGTGSGNFNNVTDPLSYNLVDPPVVNTINLPRSGWAAIRFSADNPGVWFMHCHLERHSTWGMDTVLIVQNGRYQNQSMLPPPAYMPPCY; via the exons ATGCATTTGGCAGGTTCCTGGTTCAAGGCAGACGTAATGGCTATGATTCAAAATGCTATCGCAACAGGCTCCACCCCGAGTAATTCAGACGCTTTCACAATCAATGGTCAACCAGGGGACTTATATGAGTGCTCGAATG ACACAACATATCGCTTACCGGTTGAATCTGGCAAAACTTATCTTCTTCGCATTGTGAATGCTGTAATGAACGAAGAACAATTCTTCGGAATTGCTAACCACAACCTCACAGTTGTTGCGCAAGATGCTGCATACATAAAACCAATAAATACAAGTTACATAATGATAACTCCTGGACAAACCATGGATGTTTTGTTCACAGCAAACCAAAATCTCAGCCACTATTACATGGCGTCGACGCCTTACGTCGATAGTGGTATTCTATTTCCCAACACCACCACCACAGCAATTGTTGAATATGAAGGCAACTATTCTGCCCCTTCATCTCCTTTCTTCCCATCCCTTCCAAGTAACACTGACATAACTTCTGCATTAAACTTTACTAATCAAATAAAGAGCTTAGCCAGTAACGAGCATCCCATCAATGTTCCCAAAAATATCAGCACGCGAATCTATATAACCGTTTCTTTGAATCTATTGTTGTGTGCCAACGGCTCGTGTGATTCCGGCACTGGTGATAGACAAGCCGccagcttaaataatattagtttcGCCACTCCTCAAATCGATATACTACAAGCATACTACAG GAATTTGACAAACGGAACTTTCGACCGCGATTTCCCAAGCGAGCcaccattttttttcaaattcacaGGAGATGTGTCAAATGTAGGAGCGTTCACAGCGCAAGGGACAAAGGCAAGGATGATAAATTATGGTGAAGTGGTGGAAATTGTCCTCCAAGGGACAAATATTGGAAATGCACCGTCAAGTCATCCAATGCATTTACACGGTTTCAGCTTCTATCTGGTTGGAACGGGTTCAGGAAATTTCAACAATGTCACTGATCCACTCTCTTATAATTTGGTTGACCCACCTGTAGTTAACACCATTAACCTCCCAAGAAGTGGATGGGCTGCAATTCGGTTTTCAGCTGACAACCCCG GTGTGTGGTTTATGCATTGCCATTTAGAGAGGCATTCAACATGGGGCATGGACACAGTTCTCATTGTACAGAACGGGCGTTACCAGAACCAGAGCATGCTGCCACCACCAGCTTACATGCCTCCTTGTTATTAA